A DNA window from Pseudomonas sp. GD03919 contains the following coding sequences:
- the dgcA gene encoding dimethylglycine demethylation protein DgcA, with the protein MAFEAMFQPIQIGKLTIRNRVLSTAHAEVYATDGGMTTERYVKYYEEKAKGGIGLAICGGSSVVAIDSPQQWWSSVNLSTDRIIPHFQNLADAMHKHGAKIMIQITHMGRRSRWDGYHWPTLMSPSGIREPVHRATCKTIEVEEIWRVIGNYAQAARRAKEGGLDGVELSAVHQHMIDQFWSPRVNKRTDEWGGTFEGRMKFGLEVLKAVRAEVGDDFCVGMRICGDEFHPDGLSHEDMKQIAAYYDATGMLDFIGVVGSGCDTHNTLANVIPNMSFPPEPFLHLAAGIKEVVKVPVLHAQNIKDPNQATRILEGGYVDMVGMTRAHMADPHLIAKIKMGQIDQIKQCVGANYCIDRQYQGLDVLCIQNAATSREYMGVPHIIEKTTGAKRKVVIVGGGPAGMEAARVAAERGHDVTLFEKQEQLGGQITIAARAPQRDQIAGITRWYQLELARLGVDLHLGTGADEASILDLRPDIVVLANGGHPFLEQNEHWGAAEGLVVSSWDVLSGKVAPGKNVLVYDTICEFTGMSVADYLADKGAQVEIVTDDIKPGVAIGGTSFPTYYRSLYPKEVIMTGDMMLEKVYREGDKLVAVLENEYTGAKEERVVDQVVVENGVRPDESLYYALKQGSRNKGQIDVEALFAIKPQPCLSTLDEKKGGDGYLLFRIGDCVAQRNTHAAIYDALRLCKDF; encoded by the coding sequence ATGGCCTTCGAAGCAATGTTCCAGCCGATCCAGATCGGCAAGCTGACCATCCGCAACCGTGTGCTCAGCACCGCGCACGCCGAGGTCTACGCCACCGACGGCGGCATGACCACCGAGCGCTACGTCAAGTACTACGAAGAGAAGGCCAAGGGCGGCATCGGCCTGGCGATCTGTGGCGGCTCATCGGTGGTGGCCATCGACAGCCCGCAGCAGTGGTGGAGTTCGGTCAACCTGTCCACCGACCGCATCATCCCGCACTTCCAGAATCTTGCTGACGCCATGCACAAGCACGGCGCCAAGATCATGATCCAGATTACCCATATGGGCCGCCGCTCGCGTTGGGACGGCTACCACTGGCCGACCCTGATGTCGCCGTCCGGCATCCGTGAACCGGTGCACCGCGCCACCTGCAAGACCATCGAGGTCGAGGAAATCTGGCGGGTGATCGGCAACTACGCGCAGGCTGCACGCCGGGCCAAGGAAGGCGGCCTGGACGGTGTCGAGCTGTCCGCCGTGCATCAGCACATGATCGACCAGTTCTGGTCGCCGCGCGTGAACAAGCGTACCGACGAGTGGGGCGGCACCTTCGAGGGGCGCATGAAGTTCGGCCTGGAAGTGCTCAAGGCCGTGCGCGCCGAGGTCGGTGACGACTTCTGCGTCGGCATGCGCATCTGCGGCGACGAATTCCACCCGGACGGCCTGTCCCATGAAGACATGAAGCAGATCGCCGCCTACTACGACGCCACCGGCATGCTCGACTTCATCGGCGTCGTCGGCTCGGGCTGCGACACCCACAACACCCTGGCCAACGTCATTCCGAACATGAGCTTCCCGCCGGAGCCCTTCCTGCACCTGGCGGCCGGCATCAAGGAAGTGGTCAAGGTGCCGGTGCTGCACGCACAGAACATCAAGGACCCGAACCAGGCCACGCGCATCCTCGAAGGCGGCTACGTGGACATGGTCGGCATGACCCGCGCGCACATGGCCGACCCGCACCTGATCGCCAAGATCAAGATGGGTCAGATCGACCAGATCAAGCAGTGCGTCGGTGCCAACTACTGCATCGACCGCCAGTACCAGGGCCTGGACGTGCTGTGCATCCAGAACGCCGCCACCAGCCGCGAATATATGGGCGTGCCGCACATCATCGAGAAAACCACCGGCGCCAAGCGCAAGGTGGTGATCGTCGGCGGCGGCCCGGCTGGTATGGAAGCCGCTCGCGTCGCCGCCGAGCGTGGCCATGACGTGACCCTGTTCGAGAAGCAGGAACAACTGGGCGGGCAGATCACTATCGCTGCACGTGCACCGCAGCGCGACCAGATCGCCGGCATCACCCGCTGGTACCAGTTGGAGCTGGCGCGTCTGGGCGTCGATCTGCACCTGGGCACTGGCGCCGATGAGGCGAGCATTCTCGACCTGCGTCCGGACATCGTGGTGCTGGCCAACGGCGGTCACCCGTTCCTCGAACAGAACGAACACTGGGGCGCCGCAGAAGGCCTGGTGGTGAGCAGTTGGGACGTGCTCTCGGGCAAGGTGGCACCGGGCAAGAACGTGCTGGTGTACGACACCATCTGCGAATTCACCGGCATGTCCGTGGCCGACTACCTGGCCGACAAGGGCGCGCAGGTGGAGATCGTCACCGACGACATCAAACCGGGCGTGGCCATCGGTGGTACCAGTTTCCCGACCTACTACCGCAGCCTCTACCCCAAGGAAGTGATCATGACCGGCGACATGATGCTGGAGAAGGTCTACCGCGAGGGCGACAAACTAGTGGCGGTGCTGGAGAACGAATACACCGGCGCCAAGGAAGAGCGCGTGGTCGACCAGGTGGTGGTGGAGAACGGCGTGCGTCCTGACGAATCGCTGTACTACGCACTCAAGCAGGGCTCGCGTAACAAGGGCCAGATCGACGTCGAGGCACTGTTCGCGATCAAGCCGCAACCGTGCCTGAGCACTCTCGATGAAAAGAAAGGGGGCGACGGCTACCTGCTGTTCCGCATCGGCGACTGCGTGGCCCAGCGCAACACCCACGCGGCGATCTATGACGCGCTGCGCCTGTGCAAGGACTTCTGA